Proteins encoded together in one Aminipila butyrica window:
- a CDS encoding dCTP deaminase/dUTPase family protein has translation MQKVAKFHKVSLQQFERDWVEAFGAGQPVRDIYSGIPLPRRATFGSAGYDFVLPGDLKLGPGETVRIPTGIRAQMRAGWVLLCFPRSGLGFKYRLQLDNTVGVIDEDYFNAENEGHIQIQLTNDSKEGKTLVLEAGQGFAQGIFLPFGLAEGDEAGGQRTGGFGSTDNKGDI, from the coding sequence ATGCAGAAGGTGGCCAAGTTTCACAAGGTGAGTTTGCAGCAGTTTGAGCGGGACTGGGTAGAAGCATTTGGTGCAGGACAGCCTGTCAGGGATATTTACAGCGGAATTCCGCTACCCCGACGGGCTACTTTTGGTTCCGCTGGTTATGATTTTGTTCTGCCTGGAGATTTAAAACTGGGTCCAGGGGAAACAGTGCGGATTCCTACGGGAATACGGGCTCAAATGAGGGCGGGCTGGGTGCTCCTGTGCTTTCCTCGGTCGGGGCTGGGCTTTAAATACCGTCTACAGCTGGACAACACGGTGGGAGTTATTGACGAGGATTATTTTAATGCTGAAAATGAAGGACATATTCAGATTCAGCTGACCAATGATTCCAAGGAGGGTAAGACCTTAGTTTTGGAAGCTGGACAGGGGTTTGCTCAAGGCATATTTCTGCCTTTTGGCCTGGCGGAAGGTGATGAAGCCGGCGGGCAGCGAACAGGCGGCTTTGGCAGCACGGACAACAAGGGGGACATATGA
- a CDS encoding M16 family metallopeptidase: protein MIETKKLDCGIRIVMEQIPHVQSVALGIWVKAGSVDETTNISGISHFIEHMMFKGTNQRSAKKIAEDVDRIGGQINAFTGREATCYYMKTLSSNAEEAAEILLDMFLNSTFDEEEMNKEKKVIYEEMKMIEDTPDDYAHEMISDLIFKGSIYENSIIGTRDTLKGISRSILKQYVDQEYTRDSIVISIAGNVEMDKMCQFFEGRLKHLKAEKAHKPYRDQAYEPRFQVKVKEIEQTHICMGTRGLPLEDENYYALALLSNIMGGSMSSRLFQNIREQKGLAYSVYSHASSYVKSGYYNIYAGVSHDKIAEAIQGIKEELELLKTQGITEDELHVAKEQLKASYIFGQENVNGRMFSTGKNSILLDRIYTPEEVIGEIDRVTMEDMKKASSLIHNIENYSAVMVTNKEWDLKQLMQA from the coding sequence ATGATTGAAACGAAAAAGTTGGACTGCGGTATACGCATTGTGATGGAGCAAATTCCCCATGTTCAGTCGGTTGCACTGGGCATTTGGGTAAAAGCTGGCTCTGTTGATGAAACAACGAACATTTCCGGCATTTCTCACTTCATTGAACACATGATGTTTAAAGGAACCAATCAAAGAAGTGCAAAAAAAATTGCAGAAGATGTGGATCGTATAGGCGGACAGATAAATGCATTCACCGGAAGAGAGGCCACCTGTTACTACATGAAGACCTTGAGTTCCAATGCAGAAGAAGCGGCCGAAATCCTGCTGGATATGTTCTTAAACTCCACCTTCGATGAAGAAGAGATGAATAAGGAAAAAAAGGTCATCTATGAAGAAATGAAGATGATTGAAGATACTCCAGATGATTATGCCCACGAGATGATCAGTGATTTGATTTTTAAAGGCAGCATCTATGAGAATTCTATCATTGGCACCCGGGATACCCTTAAAGGCATATCTCGGTCTATTTTAAAGCAATATGTGGATCAGGAATACACTCGGGACAGCATTGTCATTTCCATAGCAGGAAATGTGGAGATGGATAAGATGTGCCAGTTTTTTGAGGGCAGATTAAAGCATTTAAAAGCGGAAAAAGCCCATAAGCCTTATCGGGATCAGGCTTATGAGCCTCGTTTTCAGGTAAAGGTTAAAGAAATCGAGCAGACACACATCTGTATGGGAACCAGAGGACTTCCTTTAGAAGACGAGAATTATTATGCGCTGGCCCTGCTGAGCAACATTATGGGTGGCAGCATGAGCTCGCGGCTTTTCCAGAACATCCGGGAACAGAAGGGCTTGGCGTATTCGGTATATTCCCACGCTAGTTCTTATGTAAAGTCGGGTTACTATAACATTTACGCTGGAGTAAGCCATGACAAGATTGCGGAAGCAATCCAGGGCATCAAGGAAGAGCTGGAGCTTTTGAAAACCCAAGGTATTACGGAAGATGAACTGCATGTGGCCAAGGAACAGTTGAAAGCCAGCTACATCTTTGGGCAGGAAAATGTCAACGGCAGAATGTTCTCCACTGGCAAAAATAGTATTTTGCTGGATCGGATTTATACGCCGGAGGAGGTTATCGGGGAAATCGATCGGGTCACAATGGAAGACATGAAGAAGGCTTCTAGTTTGATTCACAACATTGAGAACTATTCTGCTGTGATGGTTACCAACAAAGAGTGGGATTTAAAACAGCTGATGCAGGCATAA
- a CDS encoding polysaccharide deacetylase family protein yields MKKKIWGPVAIAIFAVAATGVQGFTYLDRILANQTAEAWNAIYDRQEETIKSDGVDAASAPVATDGRGTSNPAALTSVDKEAESRIIRSGLPGNNLCTFACNVDWGEDILPGMLEVFKEKNVRVTFFVTGRWAENNPELLKEMYDAGHEIQSHGYSHALCSDISSEKVEEEIEKTELAIIDAINIKPNYFAPAAGDYDERTLEIAERLGYKVVLWSSDTIDWREGSSADVITQRIMAKPLDGAIILMHPKPETLKALPDLIEQINAQGCRIVPLYRMPV; encoded by the coding sequence ATGAAAAAGAAAATCTGGGGTCCTGTAGCTATTGCTATATTTGCGGTGGCAGCCACCGGGGTGCAAGGGTTTACGTACTTGGACCGCATCTTAGCTAATCAGACAGCTGAGGCTTGGAACGCAATATATGACCGACAAGAGGAGACGATAAAATCGGATGGGGTCGATGCGGCCAGCGCGCCTGTGGCCACAGATGGAAGGGGTACGTCAAATCCGGCAGCCTTAACATCTGTTGACAAAGAGGCCGAGAGTCGAATCATTCGCAGCGGTCTGCCGGGGAATAACCTCTGTACCTTTGCCTGCAATGTGGACTGGGGAGAAGATATTTTGCCCGGCATGTTAGAGGTTTTTAAGGAAAAAAATGTCCGCGTAACTTTTTTCGTTACGGGTCGATGGGCAGAAAATAATCCGGAACTGTTGAAAGAAATGTATGATGCTGGTCATGAAATTCAAAGTCACGGTTATAGCCATGCCTTGTGCAGTGATATTTCTTCAGAGAAGGTTGAAGAAGAGATTGAGAAGACAGAGTTGGCCATTATCGACGCCATCAACATAAAACCTAATTATTTTGCCCCGGCTGCCGGAGACTACGATGAACGCACGCTGGAGATTGCTGAGCGGCTTGGCTACAAAGTGGTCCTGTGGAGTTCAGATACCATCGACTGGCGGGAAGGCTCTTCGGCAGATGTTATTACCCAACGAATTATGGCGAAGCCCCTGGATGGAGCCATCATCCTCATGCACCCTAAGCCGGAGACTCTAAAGGCTTTACCGGATTTAATCGAACAAATAAATGCACAAGGTTGCAGGATTGTCCCACTTTACAGAATGCCTGTATAA